In one Roseburia intestinalis L1-82 genomic region, the following are encoded:
- a CDS encoding HNH endonuclease domain-containing protein, producing MNLPYSDNLNIGYLSRLFDRNRVFNCYKYFWMLAILNKISVEKTSFTYNELLDEMIVHAWYMVTEFNLKLGPCNTTDNLEEVVRYISTEYKLASTVEEGKLHEFLRTTENVRIDKYKEKLIVNVPYCLQSPFYPAIKSPGKSKIAEINRQKHLLYYFMDFQKLDTRVEVNDEWAEYLIRNKEILKDWVNYNLIGYLQDRNPSVPGIADKLAKPKKRNLTKVTDYWNLLIELDPSIRDIYGKINLSKEKISIDHFVPWQFVAHDELWNLSPTTKTINSSKGNKLPRWEEYYEPLALLEYKAYRICDDNPVAKAKFEECAKYHINNMDVRNSLYAEGLDDGQFPERLGNILKPVYESAKLCGFQEW from the coding sequence ATGAATCTGCCGTATAGTGACAATTTAAATATTGGCTATCTGAGCCGGCTGTTTGACCGTAACAGAGTATTTAACTGTTATAAATATTTTTGGATGCTTGCAATTTTAAATAAAATTTCTGTGGAAAAAACATCATTTACTTATAATGAATTGTTAGATGAAATGATCGTCCACGCATGGTATATGGTGACAGAATTTAATCTTAAGCTTGGTCCCTGCAATACGACAGACAACCTGGAAGAAGTAGTAAGATATATTTCCACGGAATATAAGCTGGCCTCTACCGTGGAGGAAGGAAAACTCCATGAATTTTTAAGAACAACAGAAAATGTGAGGATCGATAAATATAAAGAAAAACTCATCGTAAATGTTCCGTATTGCCTGCAGAGTCCGTTTTACCCGGCAATTAAATCTCCGGGCAAAAGCAAAATTGCGGAAATTAACAGGCAGAAGCACCTGCTTTATTATTTTATGGATTTTCAAAAGCTGGATACAAGGGTGGAAGTAAATGATGAATGGGCAGAGTATCTGATCCGAAATAAAGAGATTCTAAAAGACTGGGTCAATTATAATCTGATCGGATATTTGCAGGATCGGAATCCTAGCGTGCCGGGTATTGCAGATAAATTGGCAAAACCGAAGAAACGAAATTTAACGAAAGTGACGGACTACTGGAACTTACTCATAGAGTTAGATCCATCGATCAGAGATATTTACGGAAAGATAAATTTGTCAAAAGAAAAAATATCTATTGATCATTTTGTCCCATGGCAGTTTGTAGCACATGATGAACTTTGGAATCTCAGTCCGACGACGAAAACGATTAACAGCAGTAAGGGGAACAAACTTCCTAGGTGGGAAGAGTATTATGAACCATTGGCGCTGTTAGAATACAAAGCTTATCGTATCTGTGACGATAACCCGGTTGCAAAAGCAAAGTTTGAGGAATGTGCAAAATATCATATCAATAATATGGATGTCCGAAACAGTCTTTATGCAGAAGGGTTAGACGATGGGCAGTTTCCGGAGAGGCTGGGCAATATATTAAAACCAGTGTATGAGTCGGCGAAGCTGTGTGGATTTCAGGAGTGGTAA
- a CDS encoding (deoxy)nucleoside triphosphate pyrophosphohydrolase encodes MKVIRVVAAVIKAANEQGEPMIFATQRGYGDLKGGWEFPGGKIEEGETPKEALKREIMEELDTEIKVGKLIDTIEYDYPAFHLSMDCFWCEIVKGELVLKEHEAARWLTREQLGEVEWLPADVTLIEKVGDEMIQHS; translated from the coding sequence ATGAAGGTAATCAGAGTGGTTGCGGCAGTTATAAAAGCAGCAAATGAACAAGGTGAGCCAATGATTTTTGCTACGCAAAGAGGCTATGGCGATTTAAAAGGCGGTTGGGAATTTCCGGGTGGTAAAATTGAAGAAGGGGAAACTCCAAAAGAAGCCTTAAAAAGAGAGATTATGGAAGAACTCGATACAGAAATTAAAGTGGGAAAACTCATAGATACGATCGAATATGATTATCCTGCGTTTCATCTGTCCATGGATTGCTTCTGGTGTGAAATTGTAAAAGGTGAGCTTGTACTGAAGGAACATGAGGCGGCAAGGTGGCTGACGCGTGAACAATTAGGCGAGGTGGAGTGGCTGCCGGCGGATGTAACGCTGATTGAGAAGGTTGGAGATGAGATGATACAACATTCTTAA
- a CDS encoding DUF3427 domain-containing protein encodes MSKIDELRLGFETAYINGSAASNSLYRPQFVSNNHKEGKKVLSSVEDELLKCDRFQISVAFITMSGITPLLQTLKELENKNIPGEILTTNYLNFSEPGALKKLNDLSNITLKMYDVEAADEGFHTKGYIFRKDEIYRIIIGSSNITSAALTSNREWNTKLISTEQGEMAKEIVAEFKELWNSPYALSFDTFYENYKERYQIIKHQRETAKLDEITSIEKYTLQPNSMQVGFITNLKKILAAGEKRALLISATGTGKTYASAFAMRELGFRRVLFLVHRGQLARQTRKSYEKVFANTVSMGLVGAGYHEYEADYVFATVQTLNRDEHLLQYAKDAFDCIVLDEAHHVPADTYRKIMDHFTPKLWLGMTATPDKRDDNVEGRNVYEIFNYQIAYEIRLQQAMEENLLCPFHYFGITDLSMIGDEEAARDFNMLTSDERVRHIVNQADYYGYSGDKVKGLIFCSNIKETEELSAKFNQIINPATGKNFRTVALNGSASEQERQDAFERLAMNEDESSEDRQPLDYIFSVEILNEGVDIVEVNQVIMLRPTQSPIVFIQQLGRGLRKASGKEYVVILDFIGNYNNNFMIPIALSGDRTYNKDNIRRYVMEGGRVIPGASTVHFDEISRKRIFASVDNANFSDIKLIKENYNNLKNKLGRIPALRDFDDYGEMDVIRIFDNNSLGSYYKFLVKYEKEYTIRLSEDEEKVIEFVSKKLASGKRIQELQLLKRILVYTRGISKIGLFAGLENDLKSYGKVMSKDQQENIIHVMTNEFPAGSGKKTYAQCVFIEKDDSDYKPAKSFAEMLANNDFYNILKELVDFGISRYKRDYSKTYGQTDLVLYQKYTYEDVCRLLNWEQNEVPLNIGGYKFDKKTKTFPVFINYDKAENISDTTRYEDHFVPGFRDRLIAISKSGRSMQSEDVQNFLKAKERGIQVELFVRKNKDDKISKEFYYLGHMTASGNAKEFTMANTEKTAVEIEWILDVPVREDIYEYIVNA; translated from the coding sequence ATGAGTAAAATTGATGAGTTACGATTGGGATTTGAAACGGCATATATCAATGGTTCGGCTGCATCTAACAGCCTTTATCGACCGCAGTTTGTGTCTAATAACCATAAAGAGGGAAAGAAGGTGCTCTCATCCGTTGAGGATGAACTTTTGAAATGTGACAGGTTTCAGATCAGTGTGGCATTTATCACGATGAGTGGCATCACACCGCTTCTTCAGACACTAAAAGAATTGGAAAACAAAAATATTCCCGGGGAAATTTTAACCACAAATTATCTGAATTTCAGTGAACCTGGGGCATTAAAAAAGCTGAATGATTTATCGAATATTACCTTAAAGATGTATGATGTGGAAGCAGCGGACGAAGGGTTTCATACCAAAGGATATATTTTTAGAAAAGACGAAATTTACCGGATCATTATCGGCAGTTCGAATATTACAAGTGCGGCGCTTACCAGTAATCGTGAATGGAATACAAAGCTGATCTCAACCGAACAGGGGGAGATGGCGAAAGAAATCGTTGCTGAGTTTAAAGAACTGTGGAATTCGCCGTATGCTTTATCATTTGATACTTTTTATGAAAATTATAAAGAACGCTATCAGATCATAAAACATCAGAGGGAAACTGCAAAATTAGATGAGATAACGTCAATTGAAAAATATACGTTACAGCCGAACAGTATGCAGGTTGGGTTTATCACAAATCTGAAAAAAATTCTTGCAGCAGGGGAAAAACGGGCGCTTCTTATTTCAGCTACCGGAACAGGAAAAACATATGCCTCTGCATTTGCAATGCGTGAGCTTGGCTTTCGGAGAGTTCTCTTTTTAGTCCACAGAGGCCAGCTTGCCAGACAGACAAGAAAATCTTACGAGAAGGTATTTGCAAATACCGTATCTATGGGACTGGTTGGTGCCGGTTATCATGAATATGAAGCAGATTATGTGTTTGCGACAGTTCAGACATTGAATCGAGATGAACATCTGCTTCAATATGCGAAAGACGCATTTGACTGTATTGTTTTGGATGAGGCACATCATGTCCCAGCAGATACCTACCGGAAAATCATGGATCATTTTACACCAAAGTTATGGCTTGGAATGACCGCTACGCCGGACAAACGTGATGATAACGTGGAAGGCAGAAATGTTTATGAGATTTTCAATTATCAGATCGCATACGAGATACGACTGCAGCAGGCGATGGAAGAGAATCTTCTCTGCCCGTTCCATTATTTTGGGATTACGGATTTGTCTATGATTGGAGATGAGGAAGCAGCCAGAGATTTTAACATGCTTACAAGTGATGAGCGTGTGAGACATATTGTGAATCAGGCAGATTATTATGGGTACAGCGGCGATAAAGTGAAGGGACTGATTTTCTGCAGCAATATAAAGGAAACAGAGGAACTGTCCGCAAAGTTCAATCAGATCATTAATCCGGCGACCGGTAAAAATTTCAGAACCGTTGCTTTAAATGGCAGCGCATCGGAACAGGAAAGACAGGATGCGTTTGAGCGGCTGGCAATGAATGAGGACGAGAGTTCAGAAGATAGACAGCCATTAGACTATATTTTTTCGGTTGAAATTTTAAATGAGGGTGTGGATATCGTTGAGGTAAATCAGGTGATCATGCTAAGACCAACGCAGTCCCCGATTGTATTTATCCAGCAGCTTGGACGCGGACTTAGAAAAGCCAGTGGAAAAGAGTATGTGGTTATATTGGATTTCATTGGAAATTATAACAATAATTTTATGATTCCGATTGCGTTATCCGGAGACCGCACTTATAACAAGGATAATATCCGGAGATATGTTATGGAAGGCGGAAGGGTAATTCCCGGAGCATCCACCGTTCATTTTGATGAAATAAGCAGGAAAAGAATATTTGCGTCTGTTGACAATGCAAATTTTAGTGATATTAAGCTTATCAAAGAAAATTATAACAACCTGAAAAATAAACTTGGAAGAATTCCGGCACTCCGTGATTTTGATGATTATGGAGAGATGGATGTCATTCGCATTTTTGATAATAACAGTCTTGGTTCTTATTACAAATTTCTTGTGAAATATGAAAAGGAATATACCATTCGTTTATCGGAAGATGAAGAAAAAGTCATTGAGTTTGTTTCAAAGAAGTTAGCAAGTGGTAAAAGAATTCAGGAGTTACAGCTGCTAAAAAGAATCTTAGTATATACGCGGGGCATTTCAAAGATTGGTTTGTTTGCAGGGTTAGAGAATGATCTGAAATCATATGGAAAAGTGATGAGTAAAGATCAGCAGGAGAACATTATTCATGTTATGACAAATGAGTTTCCGGCAGGATCGGGAAAGAAAACGTATGCGCAGTGTGTTTTTATCGAGAAAGATGATTCGGATTATAAACCAGCCAAATCTTTTGCCGAGATGCTTGCCAACAATGATTTTTACAATATTTTAAAAGAGCTTGTGGATTTTGGAATCAGCCGTTACAAGAGAGATTACAGTAAGACTTATGGGCAGACAGATCTGGTGTTATATCAGAAATATACATATGAAGATGTGTGCCGTCTTCTTAACTGGGAGCAAAATGAGGTGCCATTAAATATTGGTGGTTATAAGTTTGATAAAAAAACAAAGACTTTTCCGGTGTTTATCAATTACGATAAAGCGGAGAATATCAGCGATACCACAAGGTACGAAGACCATTTTGTTCCGGGCTTTCGGGACCGTTTGATCGCGATTTCCAAATCGGGAAGAAGTATGCAGTCGGAAGATGTACAGAATTTTCTCAAGGCAAAAGAAAGAGGAATCCAGGTGGAATTGTTTGTCCGAAAAAATAAGGATGATAAGATTTCCAAAGAGTTTTATTATCTTGGTCACATGACAGCCAGTGGAAATGCAAAAGAGTTTACGATGGCAAATACAGAGAAAACAGCCGTTGAGATAGAGTGGATCCTCGATGTGCCGGTTCGGGAAGATATTTATGAATACATTGTCAATGCGTAA